The Xanthomonas indica genome has a segment encoding these proteins:
- the hflK gene encoding FtsH protease activity modulator HflK codes for MAWNTPGGKGGDGPDNHGRGPWPPRGGSGGGKWGGLPGPLKDLFGDGGGIGRWILGAVVLLLLFSSFQLIGEQQRGVVLRFGQFSRILQPGPNFKLPWPIETVRKVDATRIKTFDSQLPVLTGDENIVNVSLNVQYRVEDPRTYVFGARNADLVLEQAAQSAVREQIGRSDLNTVLNNRGPMAVAARERLQAALKAYHTGLIVTGLTLPDARPPEEVKSAFDEVNGAQQVKERLINEAQAYAAKVVPEARGQAARTRTVAEGYKEAAIARAQGDAERFTLLQQQYQNAPEVTRKRLWLETIQQVLAENRKVIGGDGRQLIYVPMPAEGKAPATSTPPTSPTTGGSLPTVPQEVLMPSLNSSSAESVRNPERTPRPTGREEIQR; via the coding sequence ATGGCCTGGAACACACCTGGCGGCAAGGGCGGAGACGGCCCGGACAATCACGGGCGCGGTCCCTGGCCGCCGCGTGGCGGCAGTGGGGGAGGAAAGTGGGGCGGCTTGCCCGGTCCGTTGAAGGACCTGTTCGGCGATGGCGGCGGCATCGGCCGCTGGATCCTGGGCGCGGTGGTGCTGCTGCTGCTGTTCAGCAGCTTCCAGCTGATCGGCGAGCAGCAGCGCGGCGTGGTCCTGCGCTTCGGCCAGTTCTCGCGGATCCTGCAACCCGGCCCGAACTTCAAGCTGCCGTGGCCGATCGAGACCGTGCGCAAGGTCGATGCCACCCGCATCAAGACCTTCGACAGCCAACTGCCGGTGCTGACCGGCGACGAGAACATCGTCAACGTCTCGCTCAACGTGCAGTACCGGGTCGAGGACCCGCGCACCTACGTGTTCGGTGCGCGCAATGCCGACCTGGTGCTGGAGCAGGCCGCGCAGAGCGCGGTGCGCGAACAGATCGGCCGTTCCGATCTCAACACGGTGCTCAACAACCGCGGCCCGATGGCGGTGGCCGCGCGCGAGCGCCTGCAGGCCGCGCTGAAGGCCTATCACACCGGCCTGATCGTGACCGGCCTGACCCTGCCCGACGCGCGTCCGCCGGAGGAAGTGAAGTCGGCCTTCGACGAGGTCAACGGCGCCCAGCAGGTCAAGGAGCGGCTGATCAACGAGGCCCAGGCCTACGCCGCCAAGGTGGTGCCGGAGGCGCGCGGCCAGGCGGCACGCACCCGTACCGTCGCCGAAGGCTACAAGGAAGCGGCGATCGCCCGCGCACAGGGCGATGCCGAGCGCTTCACCCTGCTGCAGCAGCAGTACCAGAACGCGCCGGAGGTCACCCGCAAGCGGCTGTGGCTGGAGACAATCCAGCAGGTGCTGGCGGAGAACCGCAAGGTCATCGGCGGCGACGGCCGCCAGCTGATCTACGTGCCGATGCCGGCCGAGGGCAAGGCGCCCGCCACGTCCACCCCGCCGACCTCGCCGACCACCGGCGGATCGCTGCCGACGGTGCCGCAGGAGGTGCTGATGCCGTCCTTGAACAGCAGTTCGGCCGAAAGTGTCCGCAACCCGGAGCGCACGCCGCGCCCGACCGGCCGTGAGGAGATCCAGCGATGA
- a CDS encoding protease modulator HflC, translated as MKLSLWAGIAVVALFALLSSVFVVPEDKAAMVLNLGRVVRADLKPGLHFKVPLVESVRMFDRRFQVIDTTPARYFTAEQKDVSVSFFAIGYISDVRAFYRATQGGDEKVANSLLAPIITDSLRNQINSRTLQQLVSGDRSELIAKQLVAINAASKTLGMQIVDLRIKQIDLPTDSQVITDVYERMRAQRKQEAAKLRAEGEEQALTIRAQADRESTVLVAEAERDAQKLRGEGDAEAASVYGKAGSADPSFYAFYRSLEAYRGAMADGNGVIVLDKNDPFLQYLKSDR; from the coding sequence ATGAAACTGTCATTGTGGGCCGGCATTGCCGTCGTCGCGCTGTTCGCGCTGCTCAGCTCGGTGTTCGTGGTGCCCGAGGACAAGGCGGCGATGGTGCTGAACCTGGGCCGCGTGGTGCGTGCCGACCTCAAGCCGGGCCTGCACTTCAAGGTGCCGCTGGTCGAGTCGGTGCGCATGTTCGACCGCCGCTTCCAGGTGATCGACACCACCCCCGCGCGCTACTTCACCGCCGAGCAGAAGGACGTCAGCGTCAGCTTCTTCGCCATCGGCTACATCTCCGACGTGCGCGCCTTCTACCGCGCCACCCAGGGCGGCGACGAGAAGGTGGCCAACAGCCTGCTGGCGCCGATCATCACCGACTCGCTGCGCAACCAGATCAACTCGCGCACCCTGCAGCAGCTGGTGTCCGGCGACCGCAGCGAACTGATCGCCAAGCAGCTGGTGGCGATCAACGCGGCCAGCAAGACCCTGGGCATGCAGATCGTCGACCTGCGCATCAAGCAGATCGACCTGCCGACCGACAGCCAGGTGATCACCGACGTGTACGAGCGCATGCGCGCGCAGCGCAAGCAGGAAGCGGCCAAGCTGCGCGCCGAGGGCGAGGAGCAGGCGCTGACCATCCGTGCCCAGGCCGACCGCGAGAGCACGGTGCTGGTCGCCGAGGCCGAGCGCGACGCGCAGAAGCTGCGCGGCGAAGGCGATGCCGAGGCCGCCAGCGTCTACGGCAAGGCCGGCTCCGCCGACCCGTCGTTCTACGCCTTCTACCGCAGCCTGGAGGCCTACCGCGGCGCCATGGCCGACGGCAACGGCGTGATCGTGCTCGACAAGAACGATCCCTTCCTGCAGTACCTCAAGAGCGATCGCTGA
- a CDS encoding DUF2065 domain-containing protein translates to MHDLIAAVCLMVILEGLLLFAAPEAWRRMVQQMLSMPPRQLRGAGAIAVGVGLLALWWVRG, encoded by the coding sequence ATGCACGATCTCATCGCCGCGGTTTGCCTGATGGTGATCCTCGAAGGCCTGCTGCTGTTCGCCGCGCCGGAGGCATGGCGGCGGATGGTCCAGCAGATGTTGAGCATGCCGCCGCGGCAGTTGCGTGGGGCCGGCGCCATTGCCGTCGGCGTGGGCCTGCTGGCGCTGTGGTGGGTGCGCGGCTGA
- a CDS encoding adenylosuccinate synthase, translated as MGQSVVVLGAQWGDEGKGKIVDLLTEEIGAVVRFQGGHNAGHTLVINGKKTVLHLIPSGILRADALCLIGNGVVISPAALRKEIEELETSGVEVRSRLKISPAAPLIMPYHIALDQAREKAAGGKAIGTTGRGIGPAYEDKVARRGIRVADLHYPPQLEELLRTALDYHNFVLTKYLGVEAVDFQKTFDEALAFGEYVQPMKSDVAGILHDLRKQGKRVLFEGAQGALLDIDHGTYPYVTSSNTTVGGALAGTGVGAQDIDYVLGIAKAYATRVGGGPFPTELDDEIGQGIRDRGAEYGASTGRPRRCGWMDIVALKRAVAINGISGLCITKLDVLDGMEKLKVCIAYEYRGKRTEYAPLDAQGWEECTPVYLEFPGWSENTHGITVWDELPPAARAYLRALEELAGCPISIVSTGPDREHTMVLQDPFA; from the coding sequence ATGGGTCAGTCAGTTGTCGTGCTCGGCGCCCAGTGGGGCGATGAAGGCAAAGGCAAGATCGTCGATCTGCTCACCGAGGAAATCGGCGCCGTCGTCCGCTTCCAGGGCGGCCACAATGCCGGCCACACCCTCGTCATCAACGGCAAGAAGACCGTCCTGCACCTGATCCCGTCCGGCATCCTGCGCGCCGACGCGCTGTGCCTGATCGGCAACGGCGTGGTGATCTCCCCGGCCGCGCTGCGCAAGGAGATCGAGGAGCTGGAGACCTCCGGCGTGGAAGTACGTTCGCGCCTGAAGATCTCGCCGGCCGCGCCGCTGATCATGCCGTACCACATCGCCCTGGATCAGGCCCGCGAGAAGGCCGCCGGCGGCAAGGCCATCGGCACCACCGGCCGCGGCATCGGTCCGGCCTACGAAGACAAGGTGGCGCGCCGCGGCATCCGCGTCGCCGACCTGCATTACCCGCCGCAGCTGGAAGAGCTGCTGCGCACCGCGCTGGACTACCACAACTTCGTGCTCACCAAGTACCTGGGCGTGGAAGCGGTCGACTTCCAGAAGACCTTCGACGAAGCGCTGGCCTTCGGCGAGTACGTCCAGCCGATGAAGTCCGACGTCGCCGGCATCCTTCACGACCTGCGCAAGCAGGGCAAGCGCGTGCTGTTCGAAGGCGCGCAGGGCGCGCTGCTGGACATCGACCACGGCACCTATCCCTACGTCACCAGCTCCAACACCACCGTCGGCGGCGCACTGGCCGGCACCGGCGTGGGCGCCCAGGACATCGACTACGTGCTGGGCATCGCCAAGGCCTACGCCACCCGCGTCGGCGGCGGCCCGTTCCCGACCGAGCTGGACGACGAGATCGGCCAGGGCATCCGCGACCGTGGCGCCGAGTATGGTGCCTCCACCGGCCGCCCGCGCCGCTGCGGCTGGATGGACATCGTCGCGCTCAAGCGCGCGGTGGCCATCAACGGTATCTCCGGCCTGTGCATCACCAAGCTCGACGTGCTCGACGGCATGGAGAAGCTGAAGGTGTGCATCGCCTACGAATACCGCGGCAAGCGCACCGAATACGCGCCGCTGGACGCGCAGGGCTGGGAAGAGTGCACCCCCGTGTACCTGGAATTCCCGGGCTGGAGCGAGAACACCCACGGCATCACCGTGTGGGACGAACTGCCGCCCGCCGCCCGCGCCTACCTGCGCGCGCTGGAGGAACTGGCCGGCTGCCCGATCTCGATCGTCTCCACCGGCCCGGACCGCGAGCACACCATGGTGCTGCAGGATCCGTTTGCCTGA